The window GGGGAGCGCCTCACGGCGGGGCGCACGACCCTGGTCGTCGCGCACCGGCTCTCCACCGTGCGGCGGGCGGACCGCATCCTCTACATCGACGGCGGCATCGTGGAGAGCGGCAGCCACGACGAGCTGATGGCGCGCGGCGGCCGCTACGCCGAGCTGGTGACCCTGCAGTTGGAGGAGGCGCGCGGTGCTGAGAAGAGTGCTTAGCTGGTACGCGCCCTACTGGCGGCGGGAGCGGGGCGGCATCGCCGTGGTCTTCCTGATCACGGTCGTCGCCATCGCCTCGCGCACGGTCTATCCGCTGATCTTCAAGTTCATCATCGACGCGCTGGCCGTGACGGACGCCGGCGGCCGGCCCGACCTGACGAGCGCGCGCAACTGGGTGCTCGTGCTGCTCGGCCTGGGCTTCCTGCGCAGCCTCTCGCAGGCCTTCCTGCCTTCCTGCCGCGCCTGGATGAACGTCGCCGTCGGCCTGCGCATTCGCATGGAGGAGCTGCGCCGCGTGCTCGCCAAGCGGCACGACTTCTTCCAGCGCTTCCAGCCGGGCGATCTCATCGCGCGCCTCACCGACGACATCGACCAGGGCGACAAGCTGAGCTGGTACGCCTGCTCGGGGGTGTTCCGACCGATCGAGGCGGGGCTCACGCTCGCCTTCAGCCT is drawn from bacterium and contains these coding sequences:
- a CDS encoding ABC transporter ATP-binding protein; the encoded protein is GERLTAGRTTLVVAHRLSTVRRADRILYIDGGIVESGSHDELMARGGRYAELVTLQLEEARGAEKSA